ctttttgtgttAAGATGCTGTAATCAACATTTCCAACTTCTGTAGGATCTCTTGTTGTCTCTGGAATTAGAGAACATGGGTTTAAGTTGAGAGGAAAGAaacttaaaggagatctgaggggtaaGGTTTTACACAGATGGTGGTAGTTGTCTGGAATAGATTGCTGGGAAAAGTGATGGAGGTAGATACCATTACAACGTTCAAATGGCATTTAAGCAGGTATTTGAAGAGGAAAGCTAGCGAGGTGTACAAGCTTAATGCTGGCAAATAGGATTAGCAAAGGTAGGCTTCATGGGTTGAATGACAAGGTGGGCCCAAAGAGTCCCTTTCTGTTCTGCGGTATTCTGATCCCATGATTTCTTCCATTACTCTGTGGATATTTCCTGTGTCAAATTAGCCTTCACAATTCCTGCATTCAACAATGACTGcaatttgaaatgtttcaatgacagaAAGATATTTGGGATATTTTGAAGTTGTGAATTGCTTCAACATCATTCCCAGCAACTTTCTCGAGATGCAATGACTCATCTGCACTTGGGGGATAGTGAACATACCAGTCCAAAAGTCTCTAAAATGTGCAGAACCAGAgcaccatttttctgcccatttttccagctggtccaggtcccaTTGCAAGCTTTGGTAGTCTTCCTTGTTGTCCACTACAACCTCAGTCTTGGTGGCATCCACAAGCTTGCTAATCCAGTTTACAACTTTaacatccagattgttgatagagATGACGAACAACAACAGACCCTTCGCTGGTCCCCGCGGCACTCCACTACTCACAGGTCTCtgttcagagaggcagccatctactaccactctctggcttctcctgcaaagccaatgttAAATCTAATTTAgtacctcattttgaatgccaaatgatttaaccttcttgaccagcctcccatgcttgtcaaatgttttgctaaagtccactgcctttccttcatcaactttcctgataacttcctcaaaaattctataagattggttagacatgatctaccatgcacaaagccatattgactactcctaatcaaatacttatatatcccaTCCTGTAAAACACCGGGTAATAATTTATCGCTTACTGAcagcaggctcactggcctataatatccTGGCTTCTTCTCGGaacttttcttaaacaatggaacaacattatatAACCTGCAGTCCTCTTGCATCTCACCTCTTCCAGACCCCTACAATTTCTGTGCTAACCTCCCACAACGTCCAATGAGACACCTAGTCAGGCCATGGAGatctatccaccctaatttgcctcaggacagcaagctcctcttcctctgtaatctgtatactgTCCATTATCTCACAGCTGTTTCCCTTCACTTCTATAggcctgtgtccatctcctgagtaaatacagatgcaaaaaaaatctatttGAAATCTCTAACATACTGTAAGGTTCATCTGCATCAGCACCATAATCACATCAGATTAATTGACACTCTTGTAACCTTGTTACAGTTTAATGCATCTCTCATTTTTCCACACTTGGCATAATTCAGAGCATTTACCAATCTTGTACACTTGGCACATTTGAGTGTGTTTCTCACTATTGTACTTCCTACTATAGTACACTTGGCATAGTTCAACGCATTTCCCAATTTCGTACCCTTGGCACAGTTCAGTGTGTTTCCCATTATTATAAACATGGCATGGTTCAGTGCACCACAACTATGCCAAGAGTACAATAGCAAGCAATGTACTGAACCATTTCAAGTATTCATAGCCACAATTATAGCCTGTTATTGATACATTTCCAGAACTAGCAACAATAGACACAATAGCATATTTGGATATGTGTACGGTCCAATGTATTTGTAACTTAGGTACAGCTGTATTGTATGGTATGTCACTTACATTATGTAATGTATTTTGGTGTCTAATTATCTTGTACAGTTTATCTGTCACTATTGGACACCTGCTCTGCTAAGTGTACTGGTTACTGTTCTCGGGGGTGTAGCTTCTTCTATTCAAAAGCCATTTCCATCATGTTGATTAGTTTGTTTAAAGTCTGCGGTACTCTTTTCCCATTGGTTGGTTTTTGGATGCAATAAAGCCCTTCTCTGGTTCTGGGCACCCTGGGGGTATATATGATGGCATGTGcagagggttcactctctttcttTTCTGCCACTTCAGGCTGAATTTGCAACCAGTCCTGAAGGACCACTGAGAGACAGCATTGCCGACATAGACCCCGACTCCCCACCGTGgtttgtttaattaagcatttatGCATAGCATGCTTACTTCTTGGTTTTATAGATGGGGGAGATTTAGTAGTGTATCTGTTCATTTAAAGGGCAGCTGAACGTACGGTGCAGGGGTTTTGAATACCTTAGACAAATACTTGCTTAGCTAGATACCCGACTTAGCGTTCCACTGTTTGTGAAATAAATATCCCAAACACCCGTCTTTAAATCAGATTCTCCTGCTTCATTGATTAGATCCTTGAACCCGCTCTCCCGCGTTACAGTTACCATTGTAAGTAGCACAATTTTGTTCATCCACTGCCACTGTACATTTCAGTCAACCAGTTTCTGTACACTCACATAATTTAGTTTGTCTGCCACAATTAAACAGTCTTCAGTGTGCATTGGTGTGATGATATATACCATTTGCCTTCCAGATATAGTCACATTTTGATGGTAATTTTTATTCTGAATATTATTGGTGCACTTTTCAGAGATGGCATGTACACTCTGGGACAACTGCTTGCTGGTTCATATTTTACATACAGCATTAAACTATAACGTGGGAAAAAGATGACGTAGTGTAATTATACaaaaatctttaaaaaatttATATTTCCTTTGTAACCCTAATGTAGATAAATGGAGCCAACTATTGATAATAGGTCTAATTTTAATTATGTCACAAAGACTGCATTTAATTTCTATGTTCAGCTCTGATGTACTGTATGTTGGAATTAATGGTAAGGAAGTCAAACTTTGTAATATATTTGCAAAGTGGGGTGTCTAGCCTGCACATATTAAAATGAAATGCATTTTCAATCTAATTATGTGTGAGTGGGTAAGTAGACATTTCTTTCATAACATATTTAATCCATTTGATGTATTTTGACACCTTTGTGTAGATGCCATATTTCCCTTTCTGTGCACATCCTTCTCCCCAGCTCACAATCCCAGTCAAAAACCAAGTGTTCTTGTGTTTGGTGACATGAGGGCCGCCACTGTCCCCTCGGCAGGAGTCTTTGTTCTCATTACTGTAGCCAGCACAGAACATGTTCTGAGACACAGGGAACCGACTGGATTCGATGCATTTGGCCCGATCGATGTAAGGCACAGTGAGCCGCTGCAGCTTGGTGGATGTCACACCGTGGTCTTGGAGACGGCCCCAGCCACTAACTAACGCGTTGGGCTGATTCATCAGAACTTGTTCCGCAAAGTTTTTATGGGGAATACAAATTGGTACAACATGCTGATTGAGTTGTAGCGGGTTCTTCAAAACCAGAATTGCAATGTCATTATCAAATGTGTATTTTTCGAATTGAGGATGGGAGATTAACATCGTAACCTCTTGTCGCTGCTCTGTACCTTCGTCCAAATTGATATCAAATTCACCTGCAGGAAGCAATAGAAATATCCAAATAAGATCTTTTGAATCTTTAGTTAATGGTTAAGTTTCTATCAAATTATTTGCAAGTTATGGATTCTACTCTGCAAACCAGAGCAGAAATCTAGTGGTTTTACAACTGGGTACCGGCAAAGTGCTGGAGGTTAGCCTCGCGATAAACTGGCACCCTATCCGGCGGTGGGgaagagtctcgtactctcagtcacttcacgccgcggaaactggcataagcatcggcctgatgagcctataaggctcgggacagactttaactttaactcaGTGACCGGTGGTGTTCTCACGAATCTATTCtgtgacccctgctctttgtgattttataaatgatttCGATGAGCAAGTGGAAGGgaaagttagtaaatttgcaggtgacacaaagtTTAGTGATGTTGTGGGTAGTATAGAAGGTTGTTGTAGATTACGATGGGACATTGATCGGGTGCAGAGCTGGAGTCAATGTGGAAAAgggtgaagtgattcattttgtaaTGTTGAACATAAAGGCTGAGTGCAAGGTTCTGGCAGGATTCCAATGTGGAAGGGACACCAGGATCTTGGCTCCACATTCAGAGATTCCTCAAAGCTGCCGAGCAAGTTGATAGGATGATCAAGAAGGCATGTAGTGCACTTGTCTTCATTAGCTGGGCTTCTTAATTCAAGAACCATGAGGTAATGTAGCAGCTCTTtgaaactctggttagacaacttggagtactgtgatcatTTCTGTTTGCcacatcataggaaggatgtgggtgcagaggaggtttaccaggatgctgcctggattagagaacatatcTTATGCAGAAAGATTGAGCAAGCtgggtcttttctctttggagcaaaggaggtgaTTTAATAGAGGTGAGTAAAATGATAATGCACTAATGCACTTCCAGTGttggttgtagaggcagatacattagggacatttaaaagtctatttgtgggaggaaagtgtTAGATTAAATttggagtagtttaaaaggtaggcacagcattgtgggctgaagggcctgcatggTGCTGTGGCTCTGTTTAAGATAAAAGGGTGACATTGCCTGAAAGAAGAGAACTAGATGTAAAAATGGAATCATGCATCATGGAAATGATCCCACCAGTGCTCAGATCACCAAACACCCACTTACACTGCTCCTATGTTAGTTCTTTCAACTGCCTTTTGATTGGCTTGTCACTTACCTATGTTAGGAATGATTTACAACTGTCAGTTAACCTATAAACCTGCATATCCTGAGAAGTGCTAGGAAACAGGAGCAACACGGGAAAACCCACGCAATCGGTCACGGGGACAAACAGGACAACCAGGCGGCTCACTCATCAGCTTGTCGCAAATTCCAATTGACCAGTCTGTCTGTTTAATTGAAACTCAGGGCTGGAATTTGACGGAAAGTGCCACCTACAGCTGAAATCTTAAATTCGTAGAAAAATTCTGCATTTAGTGAAGTTGACAACGAGGTAATAATCCTTTTGTCTATAAGTGGGTGGCACAATGGTGTACAGACAGAACAGTAGCGTAGAGgctagtgtaacactttacagcatcagcgatcgggttcaattcccgtcgctgaCTTCAGGAATTTGTACATCTTCCCATGACCATGCATGcttccactgggtgctccagtaaccccctcacattccaaaggtgtttgGATTAGGAAAAGTTTGTAAGTTATGGACGTGCTATGTTGGCAGCCTGCCAGCTGCCCTCACTGTGTTAGTCGTTGACCCAAACAGCACTTTTCACTTTAACATTCAAAGTACACATAACAAAGAAAGACCATGTTTAATCTTTAACCTGTAGGAAGAGCAATAGTTAAAAATTAGATGTTAGAAAAAAATTGAAGAAACATGGATTTTACAGGAAAAGCATGAAACACAGAATAAATCAGAGAAACTTCTTAACATTTTCCACTGTATTTGAAATAAGAATCACAATTTATCAATAAAGCAATGTAGAAAAAGAGTTCTCACCAGCAACAGCAGTGATAGCCTTGGTGTGGTTAAGGCAATGGGCTGCACTCACTAGTAACCGTTCATTTAGAATCGTGGCTCCACAAAATACTGTGTCAGTTTCATCAAGTAATAGGATCTGTTGGTTAATTAATATATTACATCAAGATGATTATTTTAATAGGATTTACAATGTTATAATTATAATATTCTAATAGGATCTGTTGGTTAATTAATATAAAATCATTATTTTGCACTGAGGGCAATGTGAAACTACAGCCAGCAGGTCACAAATGGTTTGAGAGTCATGGTGAACTGCCAGCCTTAATTAGGGCCTTTGAAATTCATTCAGTTCAGGACCTGCAGCTGGTTGCTCAGCCGCTGAGATCCATTCACAAATACTGAAATTGAAGTTGCGTTCCTCAAGGACACGATCATGCAGTTGGTGAACAGAATCTGGGTGATAGTTAAGAGGAGATGCCTTGGTGTTCTCATGTGGACTTGCATGTTCAAATGGAGGAGAAGCAGAAAACAAAAAGAAGAGTACTGATTTTCCAGTCTGAGTCAATTATAGTTTCTGCTGGACGAGCAACGTTATTCAAGGACATTCACTTTGTTTTGGGGAAGCTCATAACTGAAGAACAGTTTAACTTTGAAAGAGGAACCAAGGAGGGCTGCTCGGTGTGGCATATTACCATATACTGGTGTGTGATCTAGTAaatgtggatttcagcaatgtGTTTGACTGGTCAGGTGGGCAAATGCCCTTGGGATCCAAAAAAAGGTAATATTAGATTCAAAGCTGGGCTGTAATGACTGAGAGAGTACAGTGGATTGCCCAGGCCTTAAAACTGGAGTCCTGCTACTAATTCATGATTTAAATAGCAAGGTCAAGTACCCATTAAGAAGAccatgagagagaggggcagaattagatcattcatcccaccattcaatcacggctgatttattatccctttcaaccccattctcctgcctttgccctgtaacctttgataaccttattaatcaagaacctaaaaaCTTCTTCGTTAAATATACCAaaggacttggccttcacagctgtctgaggcaaagaatttcacagattcaccaccatctggctaaagaaattcctcctcttctctgttttaaagggatgtcctattCAAAGATTGTGTTGTCTGGTGCTAGAGTCTCGCACTaatggaaacttcctctccacatcaattCTATCTATTCTCCCCATGTAGAAAAAGCCTTtcatttcctttcagttagtcctgacgaagggtctcggcccgaaacgtcgacatcgcttctccctatagatgctgactagcctgctgtgttccaccagcattttgtgtgttgttgtttcatTTCATCAGCCAGATTATTAACATACAATGTGAGTAGTAgcagacccagcactgacccctgctgacagccaagcagaaaaggcctcttttattctTACTCAATGCTTTTTGTCAGACAaacaatcttc
The sequence above is a segment of the Hypanus sabinus isolate sHypSab1 chromosome 4, sHypSab1.hap1, whole genome shotgun sequence genome. Coding sequences within it:
- the LOC132393033 gene encoding coagulation factor X-like isoform X2 produces the protein MANLFWAINLFLLIISLTGTESEVFVSSKKASNFLTRLRRENSFFEELKEGNLERECNEERCSHEEAREYFEDDQRTDEFWNKYVDGNQCESNPCKNQGRCSDGINLYKCTCLEGFKGINCEIVRNPCGTVGPLLLTDPVPTNSSMVNDTDADLDGESGSNPLIRIVGGQDCPPGQCPWQILLLDETDTVFCGATILNERLLVSAAHCLNHTKAITAVAGEFDINLDEGTEQRQEVTMLISHPQFEKYTFDNDIAILVLKNPLQLNQHVVPICIPHKNFAEQVLMNQPNALVSGWGRLQDHGVTSTKLQRLTVPYIDRAKCIESSRFPVSQNMFCAGYSNENKDSCRGDSGGPHVTKHKNTWFLTGIVSWGEGCAQKGKYGIYTKVSKYIKWIKYVMKEMSTYPLTHN
- the LOC132393033 gene encoding coagulation factor X-like isoform X1 — protein: MANLFWAINLFLLIISLTGTESEVFVSSKKASNFLTRLRRENSFFEELKEGNLERECNEERCSHEEAREYFEDDQRTDEFWNKYVDGNQCESNPCKNQGRCSDGINLYKCTCLEGFKGINCEIEIPKLCNLNNGGCHHYCRAQHGLARCSCDSDFVLAEDEKSCIPAVRNPCGTVGPLLLTDPVPTNSSMVNDTDADLDGESGSNPLIRIVGGQDCPPGQCPWQILLLDETDTVFCGATILNERLLVSAAHCLNHTKAITAVAGEFDINLDEGTEQRQEVTMLISHPQFEKYTFDNDIAILVLKNPLQLNQHVVPICIPHKNFAEQVLMNQPNALVSGWGRLQDHGVTSTKLQRLTVPYIDRAKCIESSRFPVSQNMFCAGYSNENKDSCRGDSGGPHVTKHKNTWFLTGIVSWGEGCAQKGKYGIYTKVSKYIKWIKYVMKEMSTYPLTHN